The Oxyura jamaicensis isolate SHBP4307 breed ruddy duck chromosome Z, BPBGC_Ojam_1.0, whole genome shotgun sequence genome window below encodes:
- the LOC118156405 gene encoding granzyme K-like, whose protein sequence is MTSQLLALLLSLIAVNLPLRCGCSDIIGGHPVSPHSRPYMAAIQRNNSTVCGGALVGDQWVLTAAHCRLNKEEFRVVLGAHQASIHEKEQQKFKIMNLFCHPQFNMSSMINDIMLLKLDHVVNLNKYVQPLHLPDCDEDVKHGTECTVAGWGVTSSGKQSECLQETTLKIVDRKICEKQYIKKRVKITRNMLCAGGRKKFQKSDACPGDSGGPLICGGHYSGIVSFGEKCGRGHLPGVYTRLTKKYIDWIKEIVSRNRVL, encoded by the exons ATGACCAGCCAGCTGTTagctcttcttctctctctAATTGCTGTTAACCTACCTCTGAGAT GTGGCTGCAGTGACATTATTGGAGGACACCCCGTGTCTCCCCATTCCCGGCCTTACATGGCTGCCATCCAGAGAAATAATTCAACTGTGTGTGGAGGAGCTCTGGTGGGTGACCAATGGGTTTTGACAGCAGCGCACTGTAG ATTAAACAAAGAAGAATTCAGAGTTGTTCTTGGAGCCCATCAAGCATCCATAcatgaaaaagaacagcagaaatttAAGATTATGAACTTATTTTGTCATCCCCAGTTTAACATGTCTTCCATGATAAATGATATAATGCTCCTCAAG ctgGATCATGTGGTAAATCTGAATAAATATGTGCAACCCTTGCATCTGCCTGACTGTGATGAAGATGTCAAACATGGCACAGAGTGCACGGTGGCTGGATGGGGAGTCACATCTTCAGGAAAGCAATCAGAATGTCTTCAGGAAACAACTCTTAAAATTGTTGatagaaaaatctgtgaaaaacaatatattaaaaaaagggTGAAAATAACCCGCAACATGTTGTGTgctggagggagaaagaagTTTCAAAAGAGCGATGCTTGCCCG GGAGACTCTGGTGGGCCGCTCATCTGTGGTGGTCACTACAGTGGGATTGTTTCTTTTGGAGAAAAGTGTGGAAGAGGACACTTGCCTGGAGTTTACACACGACTgactaaaaaatatattgactgGATAAAAGAAATAGTTTCTCGGAACAGAGTGCTGTAA
- the ESM1 gene encoding endothelial cell-specific molecule 1, with product MKVFLLLTLLLTPMHTGTAWSAKYAVDCPEPCESNACKSTLRCKRTVLDDCGCCRVCAAALGETCYRTVSGMDGVKCGPGLKCQFYTEEDDFGDEFGICKECPYGTYGMECRKTCNCPSGICDRVTGKCLKFPFFQLSASKPPNRRKIISHTENDMASGDGNSVKEEFVKEKAIRSPVMKWLNPR from the exons ATGAAGGTCTTCCTGCTGCTCACACTCCTGCTGACGCCCATGCACACTGGAACCGCTTGGAGTGCGAAATACGCAGTAGATTGCCCCGAGCCCTGTGAGAGCAATGCGTGCAAAAGCACCTTGCGCTGTAAGCGGACGGTGCTGGATGACTGCggctgctgcagggtgtgcGCGGCTGCGCTGGGGGAGACTTGCTACCGCACCGTCTCCGGTATGGATGGTGTCAAGTGTGGCCCGGGGCTGAAGTGCCAGTTTTACACTGAGGAGGATGACTTTGGTGATGAATTTGGTATCTGCAAAG agtgtCCCTATGGTACCTACGGCATGGAGTGCAGGAAAACCTGCAACTGCCCATCTGGCATCTGTGACAGAGTAACTGGGAAGTGCTTGAAGTTCCCATTTTTTCAACTGTCTGCTTCAAAGCCTCCAAATCGAcgaaaaataatttcacacaCAG agaaCGACATGGCATCAGGGGATGGCAATTCTGTAAAAGAGGAATTTGTTAAGGAGAAAGCAATTCGGTCTCCGGTAATGAAATGGCTAAATCCTCGCTGA